ACGTGCATCGAATTGCTCCCCATCTCGTCAGTTTGTTAGCGTGACGGTAACAGCGCGGGCGTCTGGAAGGACACGCGTGATTTCCACACCACATGCATCGCCAGGTACGAGGGCAAGGTCAGACGCACATAACATCACGAATGCACCAGGCACCAATTCAAGTAGATACCCCGAGGAGTTGTTGCATCTATCGGCAGACTGAACATGGCGGATGACCTTCGCAGTGTAGCGTCGGCCCTCTCGGAATGCGTCGGTCGCCCATGGGTTAGCAAATATCTGACGAATTGAGGCAACAATCTTACCGGACTCGTCGTCGATGTGAAGGATCTTCACCGTGATAGAATCGCCAACGTTAGCAAACTGCTTGCACGAGCAGAACGAAGCCGTCCACGATAGTTCTGGAATCAGTACCAAGACTTGGGTGTGATCATCGTCCGCGCAAAAGATTCCGTACGTCTGGACCGACGTCACGGTGACGTCCACAATTTGACCGACATGTGGCGTCAATTGCTTTCCTGAGTCGGGGAACGTCGAGCGTAACCGGGCGGCGACGTTACGTGTTGATTTCAAATTCCGCTGGATTCGCCGCTCCGGTTCACGCAATTGTTCAAGTAAGCCGCTATCGCGGCGGGGTGGTGAGGTTAAGTATTTCGGTCGTGATTGTAGCATGATCACATGGCGCAGGCATGTTTCCTTGGTTGTTTCTTTTTCTCTCACCAAGGAGACCTTTTGATGGTCCACTACGATCACCCTCCCAAATCCTCGCGTTACTTCGACGGCTCACTCTATCAGACGATGAGCGAAGACCTGCAACTGGCTGGCTTCAGCAAACGAACCCTACACGGATACCTGCGAGCCGTCAGGCAACTCGCTGATTGGGCGCGAACTCAGCCCGATCGGATTACCGAGCGGCAACTCCGACACTACTTTCTCTACCTCAAAAACGAAAAATGCTTCGCCTACGGATCTATCCGCGTCGCATTCTCCGGCATCAAGTTCTTTTACACTCGAACTTGCAAGCGTGACCGGGAAACTCTCGCCACCATGAAGCTACAGCAGGCCAAGACCCTCCCTGAAGTTCTCACTATTGATCAGGTCCACGCCATCATCGACGCGTGTCGTGTCGAATGTATTGCCTTGTTCTACTGGACCACCTACTCGATGGGCCTCCGACTCGACGAGACCAGGAACCTGCAGGTCGGTGATGTTGATGGCAAACGCATGATGGTTCACATTCACCGTGGCAAGGGAGCCAAAGATCGGTACGTACCGCTGCCAGCGGAAACACTGAAGTGGTTACTTTCACGGTGCCCCGGGAGATTGGCTCGGTGCTGCGCGTCCATCAACGCGAAGGCTACCGAAGTCTGTTCGATGCCAGCAGCCAGAGCATCCGAGATGTTGGTGCGGCAACCAAGAGCTTGAAAGGATGTCAGCTCGGCTTTTTCGGGGTGCTGCATACTTGGGGGCGTGACCCAGCGGTCTATCATCCTCACGTTCACTATATCGTTCCCGGCGGCGGAGTGAAGTTAGATACTGACGGACAGCCTGAGGCTTGGCAGAGCACACCGAAGAATTTTCTATTTCATCATGGCACGCTGGTGCAAGTCTACAAGGCGAAGCTTGCCGATGAACTGCGAGCTTGCGAGTTGTACGACCGCGTCCCGGTGTCGGCTTGGGACAAGAATTTGTCGTCGACATTCAAGCCGTCGGCCATGGCCTTGCCACGTTAATATAGTTGGCCCCCTACGTGCATCGCATTGCACTCAGTGACAAGCGAATCGTGAAAGTAGACGACTTATCGATGACTTATCGATGACTTACACGGTGCGTCCATCGAAGTCCACGTCGACAGTGACGCGGACTGTCAAGGGATAAGCATTCGTAGAAGGCTTCGCCCAGCACGTGCTTCCCGCTGGCATTCAAAAGATCCGGCAATACGGTTGGATGAGTTCAGGCTCGAAGGTCAAGCTCGACGAAGTCCGTTGGCTGGTGTGGCTATTTTTGGGATGGACGTTCTGGCTGGCTAGTGGACATGCGCCGCAGGAGAAACCGCTTTCCGCGCCCCTGCGCTGCTCAGACTGCGGTGGCGAGTTGCGTGTGGTCGAAGTGACTTACGATCCAATCGTGTGTAGTAATGAGCGAGCACTTGGATACTTCGACAGCGGATGATGTCAGGCAATACCACCAAGCGAATCGATTCAATCCGAACGTCATCGGGAATGCGTCCGCTCGAGTTCTGCGCCGACTTCAATCAAGTCCCAACAAATCCAGCTTTCGACGTTCTGTTGGACACGAAAACTGCCATCGTCACGCACTCGCCACGAGCTATCGAGGCGGGCCAACATTATCGCTTCGCTCAACTCACCGCGGTCATGAATAAAACGTCGAAGCAAATCCCATACGTTTGACCAAGACACCGCCGATCATCAACCGGCCTTCTTGAACAAAGCCCTTGAACATCGGCTCGTACCTCGCGATGTCAAAGGCTTACTGGTTATCCGCCGAATAGCTATTCGACACAAAGCACCGGGTAGTTATCAAAGGTGATGTGATCCGGGGACCGGCGATCTCCGAAGTATATTTCCAGTCGGCCAATCAGTCGATAGTCCTTCCACTTTGGGTTGCGGACATAGAACCGGAGATTTAGGTTCCCGTCGCCAGGCATTTCGGTATCGTGCAAAAGTTTCCGAAACGTTCGAGTTGCGGGGTCGTAGTCGGATTGCTCGAACCAGATGGTTTTCAGTTCGATCGCACCGATGAGTTGTTCGTGTGGTAGCTTGTCTTGATATGTGAATCGCACCTCAGTCACTCGCCTAGCCGTCGGCGCAGGGTTAGTGGTTTCGATATCCCATGAGCTTGCCTCGTAGTTCGGTACGGCCTCGAACATTGGTGGCGATGAACGCTGTATCGTGAAGAATATGATGGATGCGATTACAGCTGCAGGAATCCCCAGGACTAGGATGGCGAACGAGACACCACCCCCGAAGAGGGCGATCAGCCAATTGTCACGGTTACTGGTCAAGGGCAAAGTCGCGTAAGGATTTCAGTGGGATAACGTTGGAATTCACGCGGTGGCGGGAGTTGATCGTCCACTTCGACAAGCACGCCACCGCCACTCGCGTGCAATTCTCTGGTTATCGCAATCATACACGATTCGCCGCGTCTTTGTGGGATGCCTCTGTTGCAGCTGACATGACTTACAAAGCAATGCTCAAGGCGCTGGAATTACGTAGGACGGATCTAAGTAGGCCGCGAGATAAAGCGTCTGAAGATACGCCGCACCAAGCAGACCAATCACGACAGCCCACGAAGCCGAGCGGCGCGGAGAACGAAAACAAGCGACGACACCGATGACGACACCGGGAATGCAAAGCGACGCAAACCAGAACACAAATGCGAATAAATATGGAGGTACGAAGCCCGCCATCGCAACACCACTGATCCCGGCTAGAGAGAACAAGAAACCGATACGTCCGGCAGTATTTCGCTCGATGCGCGACGACGCACAAAGCGTTGATGGCGACTCGTATGGATTGCCCATGAAGGCTTAACTCTCCTCGCGGCTTACATGGATCCAGTCCGTCCGCATGTGCGTGCAGCGCCGACTGAACACCCACAGCATCCGTTTGCGATAACGGTACCGATCAGCCGGCGGCGACGGTTGATCATCGACTTCAAAACGCCCGACTTCGCCGCTCGGGGTGAGTAGATCGAAGTCTTTCGAGGTTAGCATAGTGTTGATTTCCTCCGTTTCCTAGCGGTTTCCCGCGCATGGTGCCCTATCAGCCTATCCATTCTCAATTGAAAATTCGACCCCTCCCAGAACCGGACTTGCGCCGTTAACGCATCCGGCTCCCAGCCATCACCTGTCACCATTAACATGTCAGTTGCTCCGCGTCATTGCAATCAAATCCGTTATCTTTCCAGGCGTCGCAAGCGGGTGACGCTTGCAGTACGTTCGGAATTCATCCCAGCTCACATAAGTGCGCTGGCTGCGACGGTTCAACCAACGACGAGCAAGCCATTTGACTTGCTCCAAGAACACCATCAACTCCGGCCAATTGTCATTGATCGAGTAGTATTGATAGTGCCCTCGTATTTTCGCGTTGAGCTTCTTCCAGACTTCGCGTTGCCGCTCAATGAGTACCGAGTGAAACCACTCTTTCATATCTTGCAGCTTCTGTCGCAGTTTCTTCCTCGCAGTTCGCCTTGTCAGTTTAAATTTGCCTGCGCGGCTGACGCCGCAGTAATGAGTGAAACCGAGGAAGTCAAAAGTGCTTGGACGCCCTTCGCCATGACGGGCGGAATCCCGCGCAGCGAAACGTCCAAAACGAAGCAACTTCGTCTTCTCCTCTGCAACCTCCAACGAAAACCGGCCCAGCCTTTTCGACAATACCGTTTGGAATGCCCGTGCATCGGATTCGTATTGAAAACAGCAAATGAAATCATCCGCATACCCAGACGGGAGTCTCACCCGCTCGTCTTCAAACTATTTCCAGTCCGTACTTGCATCCGATGGTTCGCCGTATCGTGAATCGCCGTCTGGGTCATCGATCCGCGATTCCCATCTCGCGGTCATTGGCAGCTCTACCGATCAACCGACGAGTGAGTAGTGAGGCAGCTAGGACAGGAAGCCCAAAGATGGCGGCACCCGCTGCAGCATTGAAGAAAGCGATGCCGAAAAGCGATCCTGCGAGTGTCGGCACAATAATCCACAGTAGTACGTTTCGCTCCTTGTGGCGTCGCCTCGGGCGGTTGGAGCTCTGTTCATCATCGTGTGAAGATTGCATTTGATGCCTCAGCAACGAGTGATAGTGAATAAAAACAAATCTTGACTGCAGTCGGGGAACGGCAGCCGTCACCGAGGACGGCCAATGTGTTTTCCATTTTCAATTGCGTTACGCCGTCCTTCGCGTGCACGGCATGGTTCTGCCCTAATTTCTCAAAAATATCGGTTGAAGAACAGCCTCAAGTTCACTTGCAATAGCATCCAGCCGGAGGTTCGATGAATTGTCGAGAACCACCAAGCAGCAGCGGCTATCTGAGTATCTAACAATATAGGTGTTTGCGCCCAGCCATGCTCCGTTATGCCAATGACGGTTTCGCTCGATCATCCATCCGAAACCGTACTCGGATCTACTCCCGTCGCTCAGCCTAGGCCGATCAAATGCTTGTTGAAGTAGCGCATCGGACAAAAGTGGGCTGCCGTACCAAAACTCATTCCAGATCACGAAGTCATTTAGGCTACAGAAAACCGCACCATCTCCGGCGACGCCGTCGAGCCAAGTAGTGTCGACTGGCGTACGTTCATCGTCAAGTTGATCGAAGTCACCTGCTTGGTTTGCTGAGCGACTGTCTGACATTAGGTTCCAAACCCGCGAATCATGCATGCCCAGCGGGTGAAACAGCTCTTCAGACATAAACTCCTCGTAGCTAACTCCTGATGCAGCCTCGATTACCCCGGCGAGCAACACATAGTTCGTGTTGCTGTACTCCATGGCGGCATTGGGCGAACGCTCTGGTTTCGTGTGCATTGACACCAGATCCACGACATTTGAAATCGTCAGTGTGTCACCGAAGGTTTCGCGGTGTTTCTCCGCAAGACTCATGTACTGACCTGGAATCCCAGATGTTTGGTTGAGAAGGTGGCGAATCGTCACCTTCTCAATCGCAAAACCTGGCAGGTGTTTGGCGACCGGATCATCCAGTTGCAGTAGCTCCATCTCGGCCAGTCGCAATATTCCAGCTGCAGTGAATTGTTTGGAAACTGATGCGAGGCGAAGAGCCGTGTGACTATCAAGTTCAGTGGTTGCAGTGTGGTCAACAAATCCGCACGTCTTGGACAGCAGAACGTCACCGTCTCGAACAATGAGCACGACTCCATTGAAATTGTGGTCGTCATGCTGCTCATCGAGCCAACGATCGATAGATGAGATTCGATCCAGTTCCGTTGCGTCCGGCTTGACGTCAATTGAATCAACTTGCAGCAGTGAGTAGACATAGTAGCCGAATCCACAAGCGAACAGCATCAGTCCGGCAAGCGTGACTATCGATGTCGACACAATCATCAAAAAGATCTTTCTACGCACAAAACCAACCATCAATTGCGTGAACGTAATCCCATAGGCAGAACGTTTACGCTAACCCGGTTGCCGCGAGCGAGCATCCATCTCGAAAACCCGTGATCGGCAACTCGGGTTCAGCGTCTTGTTATCCGCCGCGTGGCAATCCGTTGCGATTAAAGCCCAAGCGCTTTTCGCGATGCAAGAGCCAGCTTTTTGACCAGTTTGTCGGGAATAGGCTTTTTTGTTGAAAACGTAACACCTGTCTTGGTTGCAGTGAGTCCTGCGGCAGCAATATCGTCGGCCAGGGCGGTTATGGCGTCTTTGCTTACGTAGAGCCCACATTGCTTGCTGAATGCCGCGTAGCCCACAATGATCGCCTTTCCGAACCCGAACCCGGGCATATCGTACATGATTAACTCCTCTGCGTCAGGTAGAACTTTTGCGAGTTGTGCGCGAAGTTGAACCAACAGAGGTTGAAACGTCTCAGGTGCCGCAGCGATATAGGCGTCGTGGTCTGTGAATTTTGTCATTCCAAAAAGCTCTCGAAGCGATTGAGTTGTCGTCGGGCGCGCGAGTTGGATTTCAGTCGGATAAGGTCACGCGTCACCCGGCACGCGCGAGAGATTTTCCATTTCAAGGCCGCCCGATTCGCGTGCTCGGGTGCACGCGATGGTTACCCGCCCTCGTCGGGCAATTCGTCGAGTGACTTACGTGGCCAAGCATGATCGGCAGCCCATCGATCTGCATCTTCCAACGAATCGAATCGCGGATACGCGTGTTCTAGGAGATACGCTACAAACGCATAGTCCTCAACGGCATCGTCGTTCATCTGGATCATGATACCGCAGTAAGGATTCCACCAGCAACCATTGTAGCCCAGCGGATGCGACTCTGATCGCACCAAAAAAGGGAAACGATCTTCCGATGCTCCCTTGAGGGCGGCCATGTCGACACCATCGTATTGCCCCGCGAACCGAGCAAGTTGGTCAACGGAAAACTCTTCATGTGCGTAGGAGACGAAACGCTGTTCAGCCATAGAGCATTCCGTGCGGGTAACGAGGTAATTATCGGTCCATCCGGGATTGTCGTGGGTAAATCCAGCATGTTGGATTTTAGAGGATCGCGGTAGGGACGGCTGTTGCCAGCCGCCCCCCGCACAGATCCGTACGTGAGCCTTGACTCATACGGCTCCTGCCGCAAGTCGGGCGTGAAATCTTACGCTGGGATAGGGGTGCAGTATCGTCAGCTCAGGTAAGTACCGTTCAAACATCGCAGTAAAACGATCCCAAGTCCAGCGGTGGCGTTGGCTTCGTCGTCGAAGCTGATGCACCCACATTTTCTTGATCTCGTCGCTAAACTGTTCCAGTCTCTCGTGGTTTCCAGGAACGGCATAATACTGCAACCAGCCCTGGATCACTTGCCTCAGCCATCTTCCAACTTCACCAATCGAGTGATGACGACGCTTCCGTAACTCCTCTTTGATCTTCGCCAGGGATGCCCGCATCCGCTTCGCGATCGTTTCTCTGCGAAGTGCGAACCAGCCTGCCTGGGTCACATCGCAGCGATGCGTGAAGCCAAGAAAGTCAAACGTTTCCGGTCGACTTTTACCGCGAGCCTGGCGACGTCGGGCCGCATGGCGGCCAAACTCGATCAGCCGGGTTTTCTTGTCGTGCAGTTTCAAACCGAACTTGGCGAAACGAGTTCGGAGGTCATCCAAACAACGCTGCGCGTCATCCTTACGTTCAAAGCCAATCACGAAATCATCGGCGTAGCGGATCACGACAACTTCGCCGCAAGCACGCCGCTTTCGCCACCATTTTATCCATAGATCAAACACATAGTGCAGGAACACGTTCGCCAGTAGTGGTGAAATCGCTCCTCCAACGATATTGCAAACAATGGCGGTTTCTTGGATAGATTGATCCCAAGGACGGCGTTGTCGACGGCGTATGGCGATGGCTGGAAGTCGCCGTAAGCTGTTTTCAAGCAAGTGTTTACAGATTGATTGCAAATGTCTCATGGAGGAGATTCCGATGGCAAAGCCTGCCAAACTCAAACCCGACAGCCAATCCATTGCTGTCATTCGTAGTTACCACCCAATTCGGATCGAACGCGAGTTGCTCGATCAGGTTTTTGATCTGGCCGAGCGTGGTTGCTCCGCCGGTAACAGCGGCGTTGCCAGACTCCGTTTGGACGCTGATACGATCGACGACCAGCGGACCGAGCCTTCGAAGCAACACGACTTTGGTGCTCAGAGCGTGCCGCAGCAACGGGATCAACTGGAGGCTGTCGCATGACGACTCATTCCAATTCAAACGTCGAAGCGGCCATCTACGGGCGAGTCTCATCAGACGCGCAGGCTCAAGAGCAAACCATCGAATCTCAAGTTGCCGACATACGTCGAAAAGTGAGTCAAGACAAAGCGTTGCTGCAAGACAAGAACTGCTTTCTCGATGACGGTGTGAGCGGATCAACGCTTCATCGGCCAGCGCTCGAACGACTGCGAGACGCAGCATACGTTGGTCAGTTTCAAAGGCTCTATGTTCATTCGCCCGATCGACTGGCACGCAAGTATGCCTATCAAGTTTTGATCGTTGATGAATTGCAAAAGCTGGGCATTGAACTCGTGTTTCTCAACCGCGCGATCGGTGCCAGTCCTGAAGAAGATTTGCTGTTGCAGATGCAAGGCATGTTCGCTGAATACGAACGCGCCAAGATCATGGAACGCAGTCGTCGTGGCAAGCGTCACGCGGCCACTCGCGGCAGCGTCAACGTATTGTCGGCAGCACCGTATGGATACCGATACATCACCCGTCGTGAAGGCGATGGGCAAGCCGCTTATGAAATTATTGAGGAACAAGCGACTGTTGTCCGGCAGGTGTTTCAGTGGGTCGGTCGCGATCGACTGTCGATTGGTGAAGCGACGCGGCGGCTAACGAAGTCGGACACCGTGACGGCGACAGGCAAAGCCACATGGGATCGAACCACAGTGTGGGGAATGCTTAAAAACACTGCATATAAAGGCTCTGCAGCGTTCGGGAAGACACGCACGGGACCGCGTCGGCCACAGCTTCGCGCGCACCGAGGTAACTCGAAAACGCCGCGACGCACCGGCTCGACTTATGACACCGACACGAGCGAGCAGTTATCGATTCCGGTTCCTGCGATCGTTTCATCGGAGCTGTTCGATGCCGTGCAAACCCAGTTGACCGAAAACCGACAGCGTGGTCATGAGTCACGTCGTGGCGCGAAGTATCTCCTGCAAGGCTTGCTGGAATGTAGCAAGTGTGGATATGCGTTTTATGGCAAACCAGTCAGTCGCACGAGTGCGAAAGGCAAGGTGCGTTCTTACGCCTACTATCGCTGCATCGGAACCGATGGATATCGCTTTGGCGGCAAGCGAGTCTGCGAGTGCAAACAGGTGCGCACCGACAAACTTGATGAGGCGGTGTGGAATGATGCGTGTGAGTTGTTGCGTCATCCTAAACTGCTTCGTAAAGAGTACGAGCGACGCCTGGCAGCGCCGAGCGATAGTGACTCCGTTGCATCGATCAAGAAGCAAGTCGCGTCGTCGAAACGCAGTGTGGAACGCTTGATCGATGCTTACACCGATGGTGTGCTTGATCGGGCTGAATTCGATCCTCGCTTAAAGCGTGCGCGTGACCGTCTAGCGAAGCACGAACGGCAATTGCAGACTCTTGAATCTGAGTCGCGAGAGCAGTCGACGTTGCGTGAGTCGTTGTCGTGCGTAGACAGCTTCTGCGAATCCGTGGGCACGAACCTGGAATCCGCTGACTGGACACTGCGTCGCGAGATTCTGCGAACACTGATTGACAACGTCGTTGTCGAGCCAGATCAAATTCGGATCGTGTACCGAATCAACTTCCCCCTTTTTGCGAAGAAAACTAGCAAAAACGGAAAAGAGAAAGTTTTGCACTTTTGTTGGAGGAGCGCTCACCGCACCTTGGGGCGTCCCTACGGTTGTAGCTGACCATTGTCCATCGTCACTGACTCCCGCGCGGAGCCATTTACGAATTAACCAAAGGATTCGATTGTCGGCGATGCGGTGCTCTAAGAATTTAATCAACCACTCGTGGTCAATCGTGTCGAAGAAGCCTTCTACATCACCATCTAATACCCAGTTCACCTTTCTGTCCGAGAAGCCAACATTGAGCGCATCGAGCGCCTGATGCTGACTTCGTCCGGGCCGGAAACCATAACTGAAATTGGCAAAGTCCACTTCGTAGATGCTCTGCAATACCCAAACAACCGCTTTTTGGACTAGCTTGTCCTCGAGGGACGCTATTCCGATTGGTCGCTGTTGACCGTCCGGCTTGGGGATATAGATCCTCTTCGATGGTCTCGCCCTATAGGCTCCGCGGTGAATACGACCGTGGAGGTCCGCAATCCGATCCTCCAGGCCGATTTCGTAGTCCTGCCATGTGACCTCATCGACGCCCACAGCGGATTTCTTCTTCAGAGCGAAGAAGGCTTCCATTAGGGTTTGTTCGTCGACATGGTGTAACAAGGACGTGAATCGAAACTCGGGGTGTGTCCGAGCCTTGATACGCACGCCCGTCAGTCCGAGGGACCTTCGATTTATCCGCTTCAGAGGGCGGTCGAGGTCAGACTGCTGGGCGTTCCTTTTGGCTAAGTCCCTTTCCTCGACGGAGTCCGCTACTGGTTCAGCTCCAGCATTGTTCCCCCGCGTCGACGGTACTACGGACTTATCTGCCATCCCATCCGCGTTCATACCAGAATTTCCCTCGGAGAGGTTCGCTGGCCGCCCTGGTCGTGTGTCATCGCGACATGACCCCAGGGGCAAATGGGACTTCCCGGTTCTCGCGTTTGGAATTTTCCACGCATGCACAGGCTCTTCGACTCCGCCATGCCCAAGCTATCCTCACCTTGACGGTATAGTTGGTGTTGTCTTCCCGACGCACATGACACGGTCGGCACATGGAGGACCTGATTTCGGAGCTCAATTAGCTGGCCTACGCTTCCCCCTGCGCGGACGCTCAGTGCGATGTTGTTGCCTTCATCGCTCCTCCGCCGGAGGCCGAAGTAGTTGGCTAGACCTTCCTCGTAAGAAACTCTCATTCTCTATTCCAAACCGGTTTTATCCCGGCACTCCATGGCGGTGGCGTCGGAAATTTTGTCACGCTGATGTCAACCGATCAGGTTTCACGTGCGGAAGGGGTGGAAGTAAGCTCAGCCGCTGGGCGATTCTACAAGCAATATCCTGGTCGAACTGGACCCGAAAGGTGCCTTGGGCTGGCGGCGTCTGCGCCAGCCTTCAGCGTTATTTCTGCTACGGCCTCCTTCAATTCGGACGCCACCGCCATACCTCCAAAATCCAACATGCTGGATCTACCCACGATAATCCCGGATGGACCCCCAAATCCTCGCGATACTTCGACGGCTCACTCTATCAGATGATGAGCGAAGACCTGCAACTGGCTGGCTTCAGCAAACGAACCGTACACGGATACCTGCGAGCCGTCAGGTAACTCGCTGATTGGGCGCGAACTCAGCCCGGTCGGATCACCGAGCAGCAACTCCGACACTACTTTCTCTACCTCAAAAACGAAAAATGCTTCGCCTACGGATCTATCCGCGTCGCATTCTCCGGCATCAAGTTCTTTTACACTCGAACTTGCAAGGGTGACCGGGAAACTCTCGCCACCATGAAGCTACAGCAGGCCAGGACCCTCCCCTAAGTTCTCACTATTGATCAGGTCCACGCCATCATCGACGCGTGTCGTGTCGAATGTATTGCCTTGTTCTACTGGACCATCTACTCGATGGGCCTCCGACTCGACGAGACCAGGAACCTGCAGGTCGGTGATGTTGATGGCAAACGCATGATGGTTCACATTCACCGTGGCAAGGGAGCCAAAGATCGGTACGTACCGCTGCCAGCGGAAACACTTCTTGGTTACTTTCACAGTGCCCCGGGAGATTGGCTCGGTGCTGCGCGTCCATCAACGCGAAGGCTACCGAAGTCTGTTCGATGCCAGCAGCCAGAGCATCCGTGATGTTGGTGCGGCAACCAAGAGCTTGAAAGGATGTCAGCTCGGCTATTTCGGGGTGCTGCATACTTGGGGGCGTGACCCAGCGGTCTATCATCCTCACGTTCACTATATCGTTCCCGGCGGCGGAGTGAAGTTTGATACTGACGGACAGCCTGAGGCTTGGCAGAGCACACCGAAGAATTTTCTATTTCATCATGGCACGCTGGTGCAAGTCTACAAGGCGAAGCTTGCCGATGAACTGCGAGCTTGCGAGTTGTACGACCGCGTCCCGGTGTCGGCTTGGGCCAAGAAGTTTGTCGTCGACATTCAAGCCGTCGGCCATGGCCTTGCCACGTTAAAATACTTGGCCCCCTACGTGCATCGCGTTGCACTCAGTGACAAGCGAATCGTGAAAGTAGACGACTCATCGGTGACTTACACGGTGCGTCCATCGAAGTCCACGTCCACAGTGACGCGGACTGTTAAGGGAAAAGCATTCGTAGAAGGCTCCATATCATTGCTTGGTTCGCCGCTAGCTGGACGGAGACGAGCGAGCCTCCTCGCTGCCCTCGTAGACGCCAAGCTCTTCGTTCAGTCTAGAAATGAGTTTCCGGATTCCGGCCTTGGTGAACCCTTTTTCGCCAATGGGATGCTCGCGCTGCAACACCTCCAGGCGATCTTGGAGATCGCGGAGTTCGGTTTGCGCTTTTTCGTACTCGGTTTGCGTAGTAATCAAATCTCAATCTCCACGACGCCTTTGCGTCGGCCATCAGGCTCGCGGGTTCGACTAAAGAATTCTAACCAATCCTCCCAGTCGCGTCGATCTTCTGCGGCGAAGATTTCTTCGGGACGCCGCGTCAGGAGCACCGTTTCCAGTTCCATCGCCTCGAAACTACCATTGGACACTCGCGAGACGAAATCATCGGGTAGCCAAATGACCGCATCCACATCATTGGGCTCAGGATTCGAAGTCACGAAACTGCCGTCAACGAACAGGCGACGAGCGGAAACAGCACGAGCAAGGTCAACCCACCGTCGCAACCGAGGAGCAAGGCGTTTGCGTCGCGGTGTGTCAGAGCCGAATCGGAACGTCACCTCGGCTTCCGTTGCGAGGTGAAGCCCTTCGGGCAAATATCCATCGTCGCGGAAGTCGGGAATCATCGTCGAAGTGTCAATCCAAGGTCAGATCGGCGAACGGCGGCGTTAACGCGGTGGGCGCGTTGGACTATGACTTCAAGACCGGCGTGATCGCCCGCTCGCGTTCAACGTTTGGTTCTGTGCCTTTGTCGTGGCGACTGTAGTCTAAATAGAGGGCGACAATCATGACGCACAAGAGTGCAGCATACCACCAACCCATGTGCGTGCGAAATAGGATGCGGAAAAACGTGAGATCATCGACGTAGAGATACGAGCAGTATAGCACGGCAACAAACATCAGGAAGGAAAACCACACGATCGGTTTCCGTATGTCGGATGAAGAACGATATGACAAGCCAAAGGCGATCAACCCAGCAATCAGATTTGAGACTGAGAATATGTGAAGGTCAGCGATCAAGGCGTTCAGAGTATCGTCGTAAAATGTCCGTATCTCGTTTTTGATTGCAGCGACCTTTTCGATCAGTGGGTTCGCGTTTGCCACCGGTGCATCGCGTAGCTGCTGCCGGGTCAGATCGGCAATGTAAGCGCTGGGAT
This genomic window from Allorhodopirellula heiligendammensis contains:
- a CDS encoding tyrosine-type recombinase/integrase; protein product: MFYWTIYSMGLRLDETRNLQVGDVDGKRMMVHIHRGKGAKDRYVPLPAETLLGYFHSAPGDWLGAARPSTRRLPKSVRCQQPEHP
- a CDS encoding iron chaperone — protein: MTKFTDHDAYIAAAPETFQPLLVQLRAQLAKVLPDAEELIMYDMPGFGFGKAIIVGYAAFSKQCGLYVSKDAITALADDIAAAGLTATKTGVTFSTKKPIPDKLVKKLALASRKALGL
- a CDS encoding DUF6932 family protein; this encodes MIPDFRDDGYLPEGLHLATEAEVTFRFGSDTPRRKRLAPRLRRWVDLARAVSARRLFVDGSFVTSNPEPNDVDAVIWLPDDFVSRVSNGSFEAMELETVLLTRRPEEIFAAEDRRDWEDWLEFFSRTREPDGRRKGVVEIEI
- a CDS encoding S1 RNA-binding domain-containing protein; translated protein: MREKETTKETCLRHVIMLQSRPKYLTSPPRRDSGLLEQLREPERRIQRNLKSTRNVAARLRSTFPDSGKQLTPHVGQIVDVTVTSVQTYGIFCADDDHTQVLVLIPELSWTASFCSCKQFANVGDSITVKILHIDDESGKIVASIRQIFANPWATDAFREGRRYTAKVIRHVQSADRCNNSSGYLLELVPGAFVMLCASDLALVPGDACGVEITRVLPDARAVTVTLTN
- a CDS encoding reverse transcriptase domain-containing protein — translated: MRHLQSICKHLLENSLRRLPAIAIRRRQRRPWDQSIQETAIVCNIVGGAISPLLANVFLHYVFDLWIKWWRKRRACGEVVVIRYADDFVIGFERKDDAQRCLDDLRTRFAKFGLKLHDKKTRLIEFGRHAARRRQARGKSRPETFDFLGFTHRCDVTQAGWFALRRETIAKRMRASLAKIKEELRKRRHHSIGEVGRWLRQVIQGWLQYYAVPGNHERLEQFSDEIKKMWVHQLRRRSQRHRWTWDRFTAMFERYLPELTILHPYPSVRFHARLAAGAV
- a CDS encoding serine hydrolase domain-containing protein, with amino-acid sequence MIVSTSIVTLAGLMLFACGFGYYVYSLLQVDSIDVKPDATELDRISSIDRWLDEQHDDHNFNGVVLIVRDGDVLLSKTCGFVDHTATTELDSHTALRLASVSKQFTAAGILRLAEMELLQLDDPVAKHLPGFAIEKVTIRHLLNQTSGIPGQYMSLAEKHRETFGDTLTISNVVDLVSMHTKPERSPNAAMEYSNTNYVLLAGVIEAASGVSYEEFMSEELFHPLGMHDSRVWNLMSDSRSANQAGDFDQLDDERTPVDTTWLDGVAGDGAVFCSLNDFVIWNEFWYGSPLLSDALLQQAFDRPRLSDGSRSEYGFGWMIERNRHWHNGAWLGANTYIVRYSDSRCCLVVLDNSSNLRLDAIASELEAVLQPIFLRN
- a CDS encoding recombinase family protein, which translates into the protein MTTHSNSNVEAAIYGRVSSDAQAQEQTIESQVADIRRKVSQDKALLQDKNCFLDDGVSGSTLHRPALERLRDAAYVGQFQRLYVHSPDRLARKYAYQVLIVDELQKLGIELVFLNRAIGASPEEDLLLQMQGMFAEYERAKIMERSRRGKRHAATRGSVNVLSAAPYGYRYITRREGDGQAAYEIIEEQATVVRQVFQWVGRDRLSIGEATRRLTKSDTVTATGKATWDRTTVWGMLKNTAYKGSAAFGKTRTGPRRPQLRAHRGNSKTPRRTGSTYDTDTSEQLSIPVPAIVSSELFDAVQTQLTENRQRGHESRRGAKYLLQGLLECSKCGYAFYGKPVSRTSAKGKVRSYAYYRCIGTDGYRFGGKRVCECKQVRTDKLDEAVWNDACELLRHPKLLRKEYERRLAAPSDSDSVASIKKQVASSKRSVERLIDAYTDGVLDRAEFDPRLKRARDRLAKHERQLQTLESESREQSTLRESLSCVDSFCESVGTNLESADWTLRREILRTLIDNVVVEPDQIRIVYRINFPLFAKKTSKNGKEKVLHFCWRSAHRTLGRPYGCS